From the genome of Blautia pseudococcoides, one region includes:
- a CDS encoding glycosyltransferase has translation MLIKVLKKLKSGTWFPFYNSFYERVSLDPNMIFLESRGGKALEGNIFSLCRELEKGQYKKFKLVLAADKTSKKTIMQKLENYDLHINKIVETGGLQYYFYLSKARYLINDTSFPGRFIKKENQIYLNVWHGTPLKRMGRDNVDEVYSMGNVMRNLLAADYLLFPNEYMEEKMSGAYMLDNLYNGVVLHEGYPRNSIFFSRESGERMKKGLGYEGQQLIMYMPTFRGKADQIEVEGFGTRIHQHLHELDSRLSDEQTLLIKVHPFIQNQIEISQYSHIKPIPENVDSYEVLNACDVLITDYSSVMYDFAITRRKIILFAYDYEEYIRERGLYENITDYPFSMAETVNDIIRELENDSGSVNKEFLMKYATYESRDAAEKICRQIFLEENCCALVKMNKNNKKNILFYAGDLNQNGITTAFCSMMKYLDKSRYNYYISFRMQSVKAEPERTKRIPENMGVFPISSEMNMDLLTGFAQLFYIKAGCKGRLIMQRLRRAYKREWRKHFGNVQFEHAVHYNGYEAYITSLIEQAPCRNTIWVHNDMEQEIALKKNQSRYLLEDVYKSYDNVVVVSEDIRQSTIRISGRENNIHVIENCHDYESVIKRSKMPVSFDKNTLSTKTEEELIKILNGNSVKFINIGRYSPEKGHERLIKAFEQYWLKHRESNLIIIGGTGDLYSKTLELARATAASEHIILIRSMSNPMPVLKRCDLFLLSSYYEGLGLVLLEADTLGIPVTACDVPGPRGFLRRHGGILLANSQEGILQGMIMFNRKKLTSMNVDYEKRNLESTRKFEELLTE, from the coding sequence ATGTTGATCAAGGTATTAAAAAAGCTGAAAAGTGGCACGTGGTTTCCTTTTTATAACAGTTTTTATGAGCGCGTATCGCTGGACCCGAACATGATTTTCCTGGAGTCAAGAGGCGGTAAAGCATTGGAGGGAAATATTTTTTCTCTTTGCAGAGAATTGGAAAAGGGACAATATAAAAAATTTAAATTAGTTTTAGCTGCAGATAAGACCTCAAAAAAGACAATAATGCAGAAACTTGAAAACTATGATTTGCATATAAATAAAATAGTAGAGACAGGTGGTCTGCAGTATTATTTTTATTTATCAAAAGCAAGATATTTAATTAATGATACAAGTTTTCCGGGACGGTTTATTAAAAAAGAAAACCAGATTTATCTCAATGTTTGGCATGGAACACCTTTAAAAAGGATGGGAAGAGATAATGTTGATGAAGTGTACAGCATGGGAAATGTTATGCGCAATTTGCTGGCTGCGGATTATCTGTTATTTCCAAACGAATATATGGAAGAAAAAATGTCAGGGGCATACATGCTGGACAACCTTTATAATGGTGTAGTACTTCATGAAGGTTATCCCAGAAACAGTATATTTTTTTCACGTGAAAGCGGAGAGAGAATGAAAAAAGGGCTGGGTTATGAAGGGCAGCAGCTAATTATGTATATGCCCACATTTCGCGGTAAAGCAGATCAGATTGAAGTGGAAGGGTTCGGGACAAGGATACATCAACATTTGCACGAGCTTGACAGCAGACTTTCTGATGAACAGACGTTACTGATAAAAGTACATCCATTCATTCAAAACCAGATTGAAATCAGCCAGTATTCACATATTAAACCAATACCTGAGAATGTTGATTCATATGAAGTTTTAAATGCGTGTGATGTTCTGATTACGGACTATTCCAGTGTGATGTATGATTTCGCCATTACCAGAAGAAAAATCATACTCTTTGCTTATGATTACGAAGAGTATATCAGGGAAAGAGGGTTGTATGAGAATATTACAGATTATCCTTTTTCAATGGCAGAGACTGTAAATGATATTATACGCGAGCTGGAAAATGATTCCGGCAGTGTAAACAAAGAGTTTCTTATGAAATATGCCACTTATGAGAGCAGGGATGCCGCAGAGAAAATCTGCAGACAGATATTTTTAGAAGAGAATTGCTGTGCGCTTGTTAAGATGAATAAAAATAACAAAAAAAATATTCTATTTTATGCAGGTGATTTAAACCAAAATGGAATCACTACTGCGTTCTGCAGTATGATGAAATATTTGGATAAAAGCAGATACAATTATTATATTTCTTTTCGTATGCAATCCGTGAAAGCAGAACCTGAGCGGACAAAAAGAATACCTGAAAATATGGGGGTATTTCCTATTTCCAGTGAGATGAACATGGATTTATTGACAGGATTTGCACAGCTCTTTTATATAAAAGCAGGCTGCAAAGGTCGTTTGATAATGCAGAGGCTGCGCCGTGCTTATAAACGTGAGTGGAGAAAACATTTTGGTAATGTTCAGTTTGAACATGCGGTTCATTATAATGGTTATGAAGCATATATTACATCATTGATCGAACAAGCGCCGTGTAGGAACACAATTTGGGTTCATAATGATATGGAGCAGGAAATCGCATTAAAGAAAAACCAATCCCGTTATCTGCTGGAGGATGTGTATAAATCTTATGATAATGTTGTGGTCGTCAGCGAAGATATCCGGCAATCAACCATACGAATCAGCGGAAGAGAAAATAATATCCATGTAATTGAAAACTGTCATGATTATGAAAGCGTAATAAAACGCAGCAAAATGCCAGTTTCTTTTGATAAAAACACTCTGTCTACAAAGACTGAGGAAGAGTTGATAAAGATTCTCAACGGCAATTCCGTGAAATTTATAAATATTGGAAGATATTCACCTGAAAAGGGTCATGAACGCTTAATTAAAGCATTTGAACAATATTGGTTAAAACATAGAGAGTCTAATTTGATTATTATTGGCGGTACTGGTGATCTCTACAGCAAAACCTTGGAACTGGCGCGTGCGACTGCTGCATCTGAACATATTATATTGATCAGATCAATGAGCAACCCCATGCCTGTTTTAAAAAGATGTGATTTGTTCCTGCTTTCTTCCTATTATGAGGGGTTAGGTCTTGTATTACTGGAGGCTGATACCCTGGGAATTCCGGTTACGGCATGCGATGTACCGGGTCCCCGTGGTTTTTTGCGGCGGCATGGAGGGATTTTACTGGCAAATAGTCAGGAGGGGATTTTACAAGGGATGATAATGTTTAACCGGAAAAAACTCACTTCTATGAATGTGGATTATGAAAAGCGAAACCTGGAGAGTACCCGGAAATTTGAGGAGTTATTGACAGAATAA
- a CDS encoding exopolysaccharide biosynthesis polyprenyl glycosylphosphotransferase produces the protein MKTTDFYKRIIVFILTALVVVAQTSLFGIVWYQYYRNLIFEPFWNKGNWALIALYALILILFSSLYGGLRVGYLKKLDIMYSLTLATICTNVVAYLQITLINRWFLSPGPLLIITLLDIIIIIFWTLGSGYIYSKIYKARRMLVIYGDRAPDELIRKMNSRKDKYDISGKVHISAGEKEIYKMMHDYEAVIIWDLPSQLRNKYLKHCFAHSVRCYVTPKISDVILLGTERIHLFDTPLLVSKNMGLTAGQAIIKRSIDIIVAVVGIIISSPVMFICAAAVKCYDRGPVFYRQERLTLHGRVFRIYKFRSMCVDSEKNGARLASKNDSRITPVGKVLRNLHFDELPQLFNVLKGDMSIVGPRPERKAILKEYQREIPEFYYRLKVKAGLTGYAQVYGKYNTTPYDKLKLDLFYIENYSVLLDLKLMLMTFKILFQKETSEGVEDTQKNALLDSNGEEKEKKEA, from the coding sequence TTGAAAACGACAGACTTTTACAAAAGAATAATTGTTTTTATACTTACGGCGTTAGTTGTCGTTGCTCAGACATCTTTATTTGGAATTGTCTGGTATCAGTATTATCGCAATTTAATCTTTGAACCTTTTTGGAATAAGGGTAACTGGGCTTTAATAGCGCTTTATGCATTAATTCTGATTTTGTTTTCAAGTTTATATGGTGGTCTCAGAGTAGGATATCTTAAAAAGCTTGATATTATGTATTCTCTTACTCTGGCAACTATATGCACAAATGTGGTAGCATATTTACAGATTACCCTGATCAACCGTTGGTTTTTATCTCCAGGCCCACTTTTGATCATTACCCTGCTGGACATCATCATTATCATATTCTGGACACTGGGGTCCGGTTATATTTATTCAAAAATATATAAAGCTCGTAGAATGCTGGTCATTTATGGAGACAGAGCACCGGACGAATTGATCAGAAAAATGAACTCCAGAAAAGATAAATATGATATCAGCGGTAAAGTGCACATCAGTGCAGGTGAAAAAGAAATATATAAAATGATGCATGATTATGAAGCTGTTATTATATGGGATTTACCTTCTCAGCTTCGTAACAAATATCTAAAACATTGCTTTGCGCATTCTGTCCGCTGTTATGTAACCCCTAAAATATCCGATGTTATTTTACTTGGAACAGAGAGGATTCATTTGTTTGACACACCTCTGCTGGTGTCCAAAAATATGGGACTGACTGCTGGACAAGCCATAATAAAAAGAAGCATTGATATTATCGTTGCAGTCGTAGGTATTATCATTTCCTCGCCTGTCATGTTTATATGTGCAGCGGCTGTTAAATGCTATGACAGAGGTCCGGTATTTTATCGCCAGGAGCGTCTTACACTGCATGGCAGGGTTTTCCGTATATATAAGTTCAGAAGTATGTGTGTGGATTCGGAAAAGAATGGAGCCAGATTAGCTTCAAAAAACGATTCCAGAATCACTCCGGTTGGAAAAGTATTGAGAAATCTTCATTTTGATGAGCTTCCTCAATTGTTTAATGTTCTGAAAGGCGACATGTCAATTGTAGGCCCAAGACCTGAAAGAAAGGCTATTTTGAAAGAGTATCAGAGAGAGATACCGGAATTCTACTATAGACTGAAAGTAAAAGCAGGGTTGACCGGTTATGCACAGGTTTATGGTAAATATAATACAACGCCTTATGACAAATTGAAACTGGATTTGTTTTATATCGAGAATTATTCAGTTCTTCTGGATTTAAAGTTAATGCTGATGACTTTCAAAATTTTATTCCAGAAAGAAACTTCAGAAGGGGTTGAGGATACGCAGAAGAATGCTTTGCTGGACTCCAATGGAGAAGAAAAGGAAAAGAAAGAAGCATGA
- a CDS encoding glycosyltransferase family 2 protein: MTGKPLVSVIMPAYQAEKYIKKAIESVWIQDVPLELIVVDDCSRDNTRDVLKRYIMRSDFHYIKNKDNMGAAASRNRGVEAAKGDFIAYLDSDDWWEPGKLKKQLEMMKQTGSVICSTGRELMKPDGSSTGKKVGVATSVTYKDLLKHNSINCSSVLIRKDVAMEFPMCYDKSHEDYITWLKVLKKYGCCAGINYPYLKYRLSEGGKSRNKFKSAGMTFQVYRYMGYGRIKSCIFFLSYAVHGIIKYMGI; this comes from the coding sequence ATGACAGGGAAACCATTGGTATCGGTAATCATGCCGGCATATCAGGCTGAAAAATATATTAAAAAGGCTATAGAATCTGTTTGGATACAGGATGTGCCGCTGGAGTTAATTGTAGTTGACGATTGTTCGCGTGATAACACTAGGGACGTATTAAAAAGGTATATAATGCGTTCGGATTTTCATTATATCAAAAATAAAGATAATATGGGAGCTGCCGCATCAAGAAATAGAGGGGTAGAAGCTGCAAAAGGTGATTTTATTGCATATCTGGACTCGGATGATTGGTGGGAGCCGGGAAAGTTAAAGAAGCAGTTGGAAATGATGAAGCAGACAGGCAGTGTAATATGTTCTACGGGCAGAGAATTGATGAAACCAGACGGAAGCAGTACCGGCAAAAAAGTTGGAGTAGCTACTTCAGTTACTTATAAAGATCTGTTGAAGCATAATAGTATTAATTGTTCATCTGTATTAATAAGAAAAGATGTAGCTATGGAATTCCCTATGTGTTATGACAAAAGCCATGAAGATTATATAACTTGGCTAAAGGTATTGAAGAAATATGGCTGCTGTGCAGGGATTAACTATCCATATCTAAAATATCGCCTCAGTGAAGGCGGAAAATCCCGGAATAAATTTAAATCTGCTGGTATGACATTTCAAGTATATCGCTATATGGGATATGGGCGAATAAAAAGCTGTATTTTCTTCTTGTCATATGCTGTTCATGGTATTATCAAATACATGGGGATATGA
- the tagD gene encoding glycerol-3-phosphate cytidylyltransferase — protein MKRVITYGTFDLLHYGHINLLRRAKQQGDYLIVALSTDEFNWNEKQKKCYFSYEERKHLLEAIRYVDLVIPEETWEQKKTDVKEYHVDTFVMGDDWVGKFDFLKEEGCEVVYLPRTPEISTTQIKNDLNKH, from the coding sequence ATGAAGCGAGTAATTACGTACGGTACATTTGATTTACTGCATTATGGACATATTAACTTATTACGCCGGGCAAAACAGCAGGGAGACTATTTGATTGTTGCATTATCTACAGATGAGTTTAACTGGAATGAAAAACAAAAAAAATGTTATTTTTCCTATGAAGAAAGAAAGCACTTGCTTGAAGCGATCCGCTACGTGGATTTGGTGATTCCGGAAGAAACTTGGGAGCAGAAGAAGACTGATGTAAAAGAATATCATGTGGATACATTCGTTATGGGGGATGACTGGGTTGGAAAATTTGATTTCCTGAAAGAGGAAGGCTGTGAGGTTGTCTATCTGCCTAGGACACCAGAAATATCTACAACACAGATCAAAAATGATTTGAATAAGCACTGA
- a CDS encoding ABC transporter permease codes for MKRFRDDLKRYYKYAKYSAKSDLKAEVASSYLNWLWWILDPLLFMLVYTFIAIVVFRSGVQYFPVFVFIGLTLWNFFNKTVIGSVKIVRNNSAIVTKVYIPKFVLILQKMMVNGFKMLVSFALVIVMMVIYQIPVTWNILYMIPILLVLGLLTFGICCFMLHFGVFVDDLYNVMNVVLRLVFYMSGIFYSIGDRVPEPFRSILLKCNPVSMLMESSRRCMIYSGAPYRKLILVWGVIGLLLCILGIKLIYKYENSYVKVM; via the coding sequence ATGAAGAGATTTAGAGATGATTTAAAACGGTATTACAAATATGCAAAGTATTCGGCAAAGTCAGACCTGAAGGCAGAGGTTGCAAGTTCATATTTGAATTGGCTGTGGTGGATATTGGATCCATTACTGTTTATGCTGGTATATACATTTATTGCCATTGTAGTATTCAGAAGTGGAGTTCAGTATTTTCCTGTATTTGTATTTATTGGATTAACCCTATGGAATTTTTTTAACAAGACAGTTATCGGCAGCGTTAAAATTGTCCGCAATAACAGTGCTATAGTTACAAAGGTCTATATACCTAAATTTGTTTTGATACTCCAGAAAATGATGGTTAATGGGTTTAAAATGCTGGTATCGTTTGCACTGGTCATTGTTATGATGGTGATATATCAAATTCCGGTAACATGGAATATTCTATATATGATTCCAATTTTATTGGTTTTAGGTTTGCTGACTTTTGGGATATGCTGTTTTATGCTGCATTTTGGCGTATTTGTGGATGATCTTTATAATGTTATGAATGTTGTTTTGCGGCTTGTATTTTATATGTCGGGCATCTTTTATTCAATAGGGGATCGTGTTCCGGAGCCATTTAGAAGTATTCTTCTGAAATGCAATCCGGTTTCCATGCTTATGGAGTCTTCCAGGAGATGTATGATTTACTCCGGTGCACCGTATCGTAAGCTGATTTTAGTTTGGGGAGTGATTGGATTATTGTTATGCATTCTGGGTATTAAACTGATTTATAAATATGAAAACAGTTATGTAAAGGTGATGTAA
- a CDS encoding ABC transporter ATP-binding protein: protein MEQEIALDVKDLRITYKCLKSFSIRQSLLKFKKAKTEVYEAVRGVSFSLPKGEILGIVGKNGSGKSTMLRAIAGIFSPDSGIIDLHGNSVSLLSIGVGFQKKLTGRENILLSGMLLGFSEEQVRGKMDEIVEFANLGKFIDMPVKTYSSGMHSKLAFSITAILEADIILIDEVLSVGDARFKKKSYNKMKELISNKDRTVLIVSHSAQTLKELCTSILWLHDGEMKMLGDTDEVLAAYDDFMSK from the coding sequence ATGGAACAGGAAATTGCATTAGACGTAAAAGATTTAAGAATCACATATAAATGTTTAAAGTCTTTTTCTATTAGGCAGAGCTTGCTGAAGTTTAAAAAGGCTAAGACAGAAGTATATGAGGCTGTACGCGGCGTTTCTTTTTCACTGCCTAAAGGGGAAATCCTGGGCATTGTAGGAAAAAACGGAAGTGGAAAATCCACTATGCTTAGGGCTATTGCAGGTATTTTTTCACCTGATTCAGGAATAATAGATTTGCATGGCAATAGTGTATCTCTGCTGTCTATTGGTGTTGGCTTTCAGAAGAAGTTAACCGGTCGTGAAAATATATTATTATCAGGTATGCTTCTGGGTTTTTCTGAGGAGCAGGTCCGCGGAAAGATGGATGAAATTGTTGAATTTGCAAACCTCGGAAAGTTTATAGATATGCCGGTTAAGACTTATTCCAGCGGTATGCATTCAAAACTTGCATTTTCAATTACGGCAATTTTAGAAGCGGATATTATATTAATTGATGAGGTCCTCAGTGTTGGAGATGCCAGATTTAAAAAGAAAAGTTATAATAAAATGAAAGAGCTTATTTCCAATAAAGACAGAACAGTGTTGATTGTTTCACACAGTGCACAGACGTTGAAGGAATTGTGTACAAGCATTTTATGGCTCCATGATGGAGAGATGAAAATGCTTGGTGATACAGACGAAGTATTGGCAGCATATGATGACTTTATGAGTAAATAG
- a CDS encoding CDP-glycerol glycerophosphotransferase family protein — protein sequence MKNNIKTTLGYIKNKNHTLKKIYDTIAEVYFYYKYKLICLNNATDNRIIVFESFIGKHYACSPKAIYNYLINDSRFKDFTFVWAFRKNKLQEIKSDFTDSRTILVEYKSQKYFEYFAKGKYWITNWRIPPYMTKKQDQILIETWHGTPFKKIGIDLKIEGNVLTSQKKSHKMYINDAKRYDYFISPSAFCTSVFTSSFGLNQLHKEYILIETGYPRNDYLLNYEPKKAIEIKNKLGIPLDKKVILYAPTWRDNQYILGIGNIYDIEKNFLNFIEQISDDYIVILRLHYLISSKLDLKSFQGKIFDYSQMDDVNLLYIISDILITDYSSVFFDYANLHKPIIFYMYDLDEYQNTVRDFYINLNELPGPILKTQEELLIAVYNIDAIEKQYSTLYQKFCDKYNYLDDGHATERVVNTCINSNL from the coding sequence ATGAAAAATAATATCAAAACCACTTTAGGGTATATAAAAAACAAAAATCATACGCTAAAAAAAATATATGATACTATTGCTGAAGTTTATTTTTATTATAAATACAAACTCATTTGCCTTAATAATGCTACAGATAATAGGATAATAGTTTTTGAATCTTTTATAGGCAAACATTATGCATGCAGCCCCAAAGCAATTTACAATTATCTTATAAATGATTCTCGCTTCAAAGACTTTACATTTGTATGGGCATTTAGGAAAAACAAGTTACAGGAAATAAAAAGTGATTTCACTGATTCCAGAACTATTTTGGTGGAATATAAATCACAAAAATATTTTGAATATTTCGCTAAAGGAAAGTATTGGATCACAAACTGGAGAATTCCTCCATATATGACCAAAAAACAAGATCAAATTTTAATTGAGACCTGGCATGGTACGCCTTTTAAAAAAATAGGTATTGATCTTAAAATAGAAGGAAATGTACTTACTTCACAGAAAAAAAGTCATAAAATGTATATAAATGATGCTAAAAGATATGATTATTTTATATCTCCTTCTGCATTTTGTACAAGTGTATTTACTTCTTCCTTTGGTTTAAATCAGCTTCATAAGGAATATATATTAATTGAGACTGGTTATCCTAGAAATGATTATCTTTTAAACTATGAACCAAAAAAAGCAATAGAAATAAAGAATAAATTAGGCATACCATTAGATAAAAAAGTGATTTTATATGCACCTACTTGGAGAGATAATCAATATATTTTAGGAATAGGTAACATATATGATATTGAAAAGAATTTTTTAAATTTTATAGAACAGATTAGTGATGATTATATTGTAATCTTGCGGTTACATTATTTAATTTCATCAAAACTTGATTTGAAATCTTTTCAAGGGAAAATTTTTGATTACTCGCAAATGGACGATGTTAATTTACTTTATATAATTAGTGATATTTTAATTACAGATTATTCAAGCGTGTTTTTTGACTATGCAAATTTACACAAACCTATTATTTTTTATATGTATGATCTAGATGAATATCAAAATACTGTTCGTGATTTCTATATTAATTTAAACGAACTGCCGGGACCGATTCTAAAAACGCAGGAAGAGCTATTAATAGCTGTATACAATATTGATGCTATCGAAAAGCAATATTCCACTTTATATCAGAAATTTTGTGACAAATATAATTATCTGGATGATGGACATGCCACTGAACGTGTCGTTAACACATGTATTAATAGTAACCTATGA
- a CDS encoding glycosyltransferase — protein MKKLKRILKKVKSMLRSAWYIHYYYSSDLDGNTILLDSKNGKDLGGNILRLAQELSGNSVYSDYKLYFSSNKDRKRQLKNTLELYNITNAKIVKEAGYRHYKLLARAKYLITDTSFPMEFVKKEGQIITNTWHGTPLKKMGKDVDNQAYSMGNVQKSLLLSDYLLYPSDYMRNIMIKAYCMDNLYKGKILCSGYPRNSVFFYPEEGVLLRAKLNMADKKVFVYMPTWRGVVGKVETEVQVLEVQNYLLQMDEMLSDDELLLVRLHPFVAKAIDYNKFQHICAFPDGYDPYDILNMVDCLITDYSSVFFDFSNTGKKIVLFVYDKEQYLDDRGIYVQLDSFPFPQVQNVSELVKELRKPKNYDDTEFRKKYCQYDRKNVAQIVCKHIILNEKVLEEETVIDNGKDNVLIYCGVLAKNGLTTAFLNLLENIDHTKRNYFVTFVKSSYRKDPLQVKLLPSWVGIVPITGFFGRTPLEVLATVLYFRKKKKNRWIMKYVDRYYSREFKKNYGESDYTFVIHYSGYGEKTLTLFQNAPDRNIVFVHNDMVKELELKTNQHEHTVKRAYAEYFKVVPVTTDIYEPTFELGNNSNNICIVNNCHDYQGIIRKSNEKIIFDERTISTVSKAELEIILDNSEKKFITIGRFSFEKGHQMLLNAFDKYYEIYKEGYLIIIGGYGQLYDETLQYAQNLKSKNHIIIIRFMSNPMPVLKKCDLFILSSLYEGLGLVILEADTLGLPVISTDIPGPRGFVKEYGGYLVPPSVEGIYNGLIAFDRGEVPVMNVDYKRYNEHAIEQFETLFEEN, from the coding sequence ATGAAAAAGCTTAAAAGGATTCTCAAAAAAGTTAAAAGTATGTTACGTTCAGCATGGTATATTCATTATTATTACTCCTCTGATTTGGATGGAAATACTATTCTTTTAGATTCCAAAAATGGTAAAGACTTAGGAGGCAATATTCTTCGTTTGGCACAAGAACTGTCCGGGAATTCTGTGTATAGTGATTATAAATTGTATTTTTCAAGTAATAAGGATAGAAAAAGACAACTAAAGAATACTCTAGAGTTATATAATATTACTAATGCTAAAATCGTGAAAGAAGCAGGTTACCGGCATTATAAATTATTAGCAAGGGCAAAATACTTAATTACTGATACATCCTTTCCTATGGAGTTTGTAAAAAAGGAAGGGCAGATTATCACAAATACATGGCATGGGACACCTTTAAAGAAAATGGGAAAGGATGTTGATAATCAAGCATACTCTATGGGCAATGTACAAAAGAGTCTTTTATTATCCGATTATCTGTTATATCCAAGTGATTATATGAGAAATATTATGATTAAGGCTTATTGTATGGATAATTTATATAAAGGCAAAATCTTATGTTCCGGTTATCCAAGGAATTCTGTGTTTTTTTATCCGGAGGAGGGAGTATTACTTCGCGCTAAATTGAATATGGCAGATAAAAAGGTCTTTGTTTACATGCCTACATGGCGTGGCGTGGTGGGAAAAGTTGAGACGGAAGTGCAAGTTTTGGAGGTACAAAACTATTTATTACAGATGGACGAAATGTTGAGTGATGATGAATTACTTTTGGTCCGTCTTCATCCTTTTGTGGCAAAAGCTATTGATTATAACAAATTTCAGCATATCTGTGCATTTCCAGATGGTTATGATCCATATGATATACTAAATATGGTAGACTGTTTAATAACAGATTATTCAAGTGTGTTTTTTGATTTTTCAAATACTGGAAAAAAAATTGTACTTTTTGTATATGATAAAGAACAGTATTTAGATGATAGAGGGATTTATGTGCAGCTAGATAGTTTCCCATTTCCACAGGTACAAAATGTATCAGAATTGGTAAAAGAATTGAGAAAGCCTAAAAACTATGATGATACAGAATTTAGAAAAAAATATTGTCAGTATGATAGGAAAAATGTGGCGCAGATAGTATGTAAACATATTATTTTAAATGAAAAAGTTTTAGAAGAAGAAACTGTAATTGATAATGGAAAAGATAATGTATTAATTTATTGTGGAGTATTAGCAAAGAATGGATTAACAACAGCATTTTTAAATTTATTAGAGAACATTGATCATACAAAAAGAAATTATTTTGTGACCTTTGTCAAAAGTAGTTATAGGAAAGATCCATTACAAGTAAAATTATTACCATCATGGGTAGGGATTGTTCCTATTACAGGTTTTTTTGGAAGAACACCTTTAGAGGTATTGGCAACAGTATTGTATTTTAGGAAAAAGAAAAAGAATAGGTGGATCATGAAATATGTTGATCGATATTACTCTAGAGAATTTAAAAAAAATTATGGGGAAAGTGACTACACGTTTGTTATTCACTATTCAGGATATGGAGAAAAGACATTAACGTTATTTCAAAATGCTCCTGATAGAAATATAGTATTTGTTCATAATGATATGGTTAAAGAATTGGAATTAAAAACAAATCAGCATGAACATACTGTGAAAAGGGCGTATGCTGAATATTTTAAAGTAGTTCCAGTAACTACTGATATCTATGAACCTACGTTTGAGCTAGGTAATAACAGTAATAATATTTGTATAGTGAATAATTGTCATGATTATCAAGGGATTATTAGAAAAAGCAATGAAAAAATCATATTTGATGAAAGAACTATAAGTACTGTATCTAAGGCGGAATTAGAAATTATCTTAGATAATTCAGAAAAAAAATTTATTACTATTGGACGGTTTTCTTTTGAAAAAGGTCACCAAATGCTTTTAAATGCTTTTGATAAATATTATGAAATATATAAAGAAGGGTATTTAATAATCATTGGCGGCTATGGTCAACTATACGATGAGACATTGCAATATGCACAGAATCTTAAAAGTAAAAATCATATTATTATTATACGTTTTATGAGTAATCCCATGCCAGTATTGAAGAAGTGTGATTTATTTATTTTATCTTCTCTTTACGAAGGGCTGGGGTTGGTTATATTAGAAGCTGATACGCTAGGTTTGCCTGTTATATCTACGGATATTCCGGGACCCAGAGGGTTTGTAAAAGAATACGGAGGATATCTTGTTCCCCCTAGTGTTGAAGGTATATATAATGGATTGATTGCTTTTGATCGTGGTGAAGTGCCTGTGATGAATGTTGACTACAAAAGATATAATGAGCATGCAATAGAGCAATTTGAGACACTGTTTGAAGAAAATTAG